A single region of the Candidatus Bathyarchaeota archaeon genome encodes:
- a CDS encoding radical SAM protein → MSPEKLDQTRTGKSILPNLVRVSSGSAIALGLMEGFLNAKPTTAYLLTYVEGKCTANCGFCAQARSSKTRADMLSRVAWPALTTKKVLSELATSAHRGEIRRVCIQALNYPTVLEDTLALVKEIKLRGTKALISVSCQPLNKEEMKKLREAGVERIGISLDAATKDIFCQVKGISADGPYDWNRQHDALLEAVEVFGKGKASTHLIVALGETEKEMIKTIQWCVDNSVYPALFAFTPIPGTALEHNSPPTINHYRRIQLARYLIVQGKARFEKMGFNEKGNITNFGVSQAQLEDAIRSGTPFLTSGCPHCNRPYYNEKPSGPLYNFPMQPSTQEIKEIEQQLRSNS, encoded by the coding sequence ATGTCACCAGAGAAGCTCGACCAAACCAGAACAGGAAAATCAATTCTACCCAACCTAGTTCGAGTCTCATCTGGCTCAGCCATAGCGTTAGGTTTGATGGAAGGCTTTCTAAACGCCAAGCCAACGACCGCATACCTCCTCACCTACGTTGAAGGCAAATGCACAGCAAACTGCGGCTTCTGTGCGCAAGCAAGAAGCAGTAAAACCCGTGCCGACATGCTTTCTAGAGTTGCTTGGCCAGCTCTCACGACGAAAAAAGTATTGTCCGAATTGGCAACTTCTGCGCACAGAGGAGAGATAAGGCGAGTCTGCATTCAAGCCTTAAACTATCCCACTGTTTTAGAGGACACCTTAGCCTTAGTCAAGGAAATTAAGCTTCGTGGAACAAAGGCTCTTATATCCGTCTCCTGTCAGCCTTTGAACAAAGAGGAAATGAAAAAACTGAGGGAGGCTGGTGTTGAAAGAATTGGGATCTCACTGGACGCAGCAACAAAAGACATTTTCTGCCAAGTCAAAGGCATCTCCGCAGATGGCCCATATGATTGGAATAGACAGCATGATGCATTACTGGAAGCAGTAGAAGTATTTGGCAAAGGTAAAGCAAGCACCCATCTCATCGTAGCTTTGGGTGAAACAGAAAAGGAAATGATAAAGACTATTCAATGGTGCGTAGACAACAGCGTCTACCCAGCACTCTTCGCCTTCACACCTATACCTGGAACAGCGCTAGAGCATAACTCTCCACCGACAATAAACCACTACAGGAGAATTCAATTGGCCCGCTATCTAATAGTACAAGGAAAGGCAAGATTCGAAAAAATGGGCTTCAACGAAAAAGGCAACATCACTAACTTCGGAGTTTCACAAGCACAGTTAGAAGATGCCATTCGAAGCGGAACACCATTCTTGACCTCAGGCTGTCCCCACTGCAACCGTCCATACTACAACGAAAAACCAAGCGGTCCTCTATACAATTTTCCAATGCAACCATCAACGCAAGAGATTAAGGAAATAGAGCAACAACTCAGAAGTAACAGTTAA
- a CDS encoding radical SAM protein: protein MNFEELLAADEKKLEETLEKARIISQTYFGKKLLFYAPSFVYYKTDYFCSSPTVFPSISITGSSCSLRCKHCSGIVLNTMYPAESPEKLVELCRDLKSKGAVGCLISGGCLPDGSVPLDKFVDAMAEIKRKLGLTLVVHTGVVSRSMAKQLKEAGIDAALIDIIGSDETIKEIYNLDVSVSDYKNSLQALHNAKIPTVPHVLVGLHYGELKGELHALKMLANYEPSAVIVIAFMPIRGTAMEKVEPPTPSAIGRVLVAARFMMPSTPLALGCMRPKGMHRAITDVLAVKAGVNGIAFPAEEAIKLAKSLGYEVSFSSLCCSQIFEDLEDREN, encoded by the coding sequence GTGAACTTCGAAGAACTGTTAGCAGCAGATGAAAAAAAGCTTGAAGAAACTCTGGAAAAGGCGCGGATAATAAGCCAGACATACTTTGGAAAGAAGCTCCTCTTTTATGCGCCCAGCTTTGTCTATTACAAAACAGATTATTTTTGCTCTTCGCCAACCGTTTTTCCATCAATCTCCATAACGGGCTCCTCATGTTCTCTACGATGCAAACACTGCAGCGGCATTGTCTTAAACACCATGTACCCCGCAGAGTCACCGGAGAAACTTGTGGAACTTTGTAGAGATTTGAAAAGCAAAGGCGCGGTGGGATGCTTGATTAGTGGCGGATGTTTACCAGACGGCTCTGTGCCGCTTGATAAGTTTGTGGATGCAATGGCGGAGATTAAGCGAAAGTTGGGATTAACTCTAGTGGTACATACAGGTGTAGTTAGCAGAAGTATGGCAAAGCAGCTGAAGGAAGCAGGAATAGACGCTGCTTTAATCGACATAATTGGTTCAGATGAAACAATAAAAGAAATCTACAACTTAGATGTTAGTGTGTCTGATTATAAAAACTCGCTTCAAGCATTACACAACGCTAAAATCCCAACTGTGCCCCATGTATTGGTGGGCCTTCACTACGGCGAGCTGAAAGGCGAACTGCATGCACTAAAAATGCTTGCAAACTATGAACCTTCAGCAGTCATCGTAATCGCCTTCATGCCAATCCGCGGCACCGCAATGGAAAAAGTTGAGCCACCTACACCTTCAGCAATAGGCAGAGTGCTTGTAGCTGCTAGGTTTATGATGCCGTCTACACCATTGGCGCTGGGATGTATGAGACCGAAAGGGATGCACAGAGCCATAACTGATGTTTTAGCTGTTAAGGCTGGTGTGAACGGTATCGCTTTTCCAGCAGAAGAAGCGATAAAGCTGGCTAAGTCGCTGGGTTATGAAGTTTCTTTTTCCTCTTTATGTTGTTCTCAGATTTTCGAAGACCTAGAAGACCGGGAAAATTGA
- a CDS encoding SPFH domain-containing protein, translated as MSFCSTSSNTSNHLIWRRRCYRPPLFFRKFQRLVGPGFFFKWPLAESFLKQDKRIITLDVSRQEVMTKDNISVTVDAVVFMKIVNTKDSLVNIQNVWNSVMKHAQTTMRDVVGNVELDQLLARRDEIADRIGRIVEQETQDWGVDIISVNLQTVELPENMKRVIARQAEAEREKRAVIIKSEGELTAALNLERAVKQMSNRALYLRTLSSLEDISYDQSNTIVFAIPMDMTKGEILGLSALAGAGRATKAVQRREKE; from the coding sequence TTGAGTTTCTGTTCTACGTCGTCGAATACTTCGAACCATCTTATTTGGAGGAGGCGTTGCTACCGACCCCCCCTATTTTTTCGGAAGTTTCAACGGTTAGTGGGTCCTGGCTTCTTCTTTAAGTGGCCATTGGCGGAGAGTTTCTTGAAGCAGGATAAGCGGATTATTACTTTGGATGTTTCGCGGCAGGAGGTTATGACCAAGGACAACATCAGCGTGACCGTTGATGCTGTGGTGTTTATGAAAATAGTGAACACAAAGGACAGTTTGGTGAACATTCAGAACGTGTGGAACAGCGTGATGAAGCACGCGCAGACGACGATGCGCGATGTTGTTGGAAATGTGGAGTTGGACCAGTTGCTGGCGCGGCGGGATGAGATTGCGGATAGGATTGGCAGGATTGTGGAGCAGGAGACGCAGGATTGGGGCGTGGATATCATTTCGGTGAATTTGCAAACTGTAGAGTTGCCAGAAAATATGAAGCGAGTGATTGCACGGCAAGCTGAGGCTGAGCGGGAAAAGCGGGCGGTGATTATTAAGAGTGAAGGTGAGCTAACGGCTGCCCTAAATTTGGAGAGAGCTGTAAAACAGATGAGCAATCGAGCCTTATATCTGCGCACTTTGTCGAGTTTGGAAGACATTAGTTATGATCAGAGCAATACAATTGTGTTTGCGATTCCAATGGATATGACAAAAGGAGAGATTTTAGGGTTGTCAGCTCTTGCGGGGGCAGGCAGGGCAACTAAGGCGGTGCAGCGAAGAGAAAAAGAGTAG
- a CDS encoding LSm family protein: MSEMTTQILQESLGKTVLVRLRGGKSLRGKLKGFDQHLNLVLDETEDTTDPENPKKLDILIVRGDNVIIISPPPR, encoded by the coding sequence ATGAGCGAAATGACAACCCAAATCCTCCAAGAAAGCCTAGGGAAAACGGTACTCGTACGATTAAGAGGCGGGAAAAGTCTACGAGGAAAACTAAAAGGATTCGACCAACACCTGAACCTAGTACTTGACGAAACTGAAGACACGACAGACCCGGAAAATCCTAAAAAACTAGACATTCTAATTGTCCGAGGCGACAATGTAATAATAATCTCGCCACCTCCAAGGTAA
- a CDS encoding 50S ribosomal protein L37e, with protein MGKGTASFGKHGRKLIHIKCRRCGRRAYHITKKRCAACGYGASPTLKTYSWRTKTLQGERTR; from the coding sequence ATGGGAAAGGGCACTGCTTCCTTTGGAAAGCATGGAAGAAAACTTATACACATCAAATGTAGAAGATGTGGTAGAAGAGCCTATCACATAACGAAGAAAAGATGCGCTGCATGCGGTTATGGAGCTTCACCCACTCTGAAAACTTACTCGTGGCGTACCAAAACTCTTCAAGGAGAAAGAACAAGATAG
- a CDS encoding Lrp/AsnC family transcriptional regulator: MKEQKLLRLLKEMLRNSKRSDREIARILGVSQPTITRTRAQLEKEYIKTYTVIPDFTKLGYQILAFTFIKIKSYSSVDEAEKIVQHAAEWTNEHPNVVFAADGEGCGKDIIMVSFHKDYSHYSDFRRIFALNWGNIVSDFESFLVSIKSGYKMKPFDLKYLADDL, encoded by the coding sequence ATGAAAGAGCAAAAACTCCTCAGACTTTTAAAGGAAATGCTGAGAAATTCCAAGAGAAGCGACAGAGAAATAGCTCGCATCTTAGGAGTCTCACAGCCAACCATTACCAGAACGAGAGCCCAACTAGAAAAAGAATACATAAAAACCTACACAGTTATTCCCGACTTCACGAAGCTCGGCTACCAAATTTTGGCTTTCACCTTTATCAAAATAAAATCTTACTCATCGGTTGATGAAGCTGAGAAAATAGTGCAACACGCAGCTGAATGGACAAATGAACATCCAAACGTAGTTTTCGCCGCGGACGGTGAAGGATGTGGAAAGGACATTATCATGGTGTCATTTCATAAAGATTACTCTCACTACAGTGACTTTAGGCGAATCTTCGCCTTGAATTGGGGAAATATTGTAAGCGATTTCGAATCATTCCTCGTAAGCATAAAGTCTGGATACAAGATGAAACCTTTTGACTTGAAATACTTAGCAGACGATTTGTAG
- a CDS encoding YhbY family RNA-binding protein yields MITPEMRRRIKRELSAERPTVWIGKNGISQEVLVEVDGQLERTEMVKVRILKAALEENNAKAIADEIAQQTESVLVEVRGHTFMLYRKKKKT; encoded by the coding sequence ATGATAACACCAGAAATGAGACGCAGAATAAAGCGTGAGTTGAGTGCTGAGAGACCGACAGTTTGGATTGGAAAGAATGGAATCTCGCAAGAAGTTTTAGTTGAGGTAGATGGGCAGTTGGAAAGAACGGAGATGGTGAAAGTGAGGATTCTGAAAGCTGCGTTAGAAGAAAATAATGCTAAGGCAATTGCAGACGAGATTGCTCAGCAAACCGAGTCGGTGCTTGTAGAGGTTAGAGGTCACACTTTCATGCTTTATAGAAAGAAGAAGAAAACATGA
- a CDS encoding HAD family hydrolase yields MTQQKLKAKALLIDLDGTIVDSLEAFAEAAEIALSAIGSKQSSNNVGLEIARHLQLNLPLDDFFDNANVDDALREKFLTLFLQSFYKIASSKTRLFPNVNKTLRRLSRKFLLALITRRRVSKRLVEKELQRLHLGQYFSAIITSLEVQRPTPFPDAILKAANKLEVPVYDCVVISDSGVDIQAGKLAGAKTVAVLSGLFEKEELGKERPDLIIEDINRLPELLLAV; encoded by the coding sequence ATGACCCAGCAAAAACTGAAAGCTAAAGCGCTGCTCATTGATCTAGATGGAACAATAGTTGATTCCTTAGAAGCCTTCGCTGAAGCAGCAGAAATTGCACTCTCCGCTATTGGGAGCAAACAAAGTTCCAATAATGTAGGTTTGGAAATAGCTCGACATTTACAACTTAACCTTCCTCTCGACGATTTCTTTGATAATGCAAATGTAGATGATGCTTTGAGAGAGAAATTCCTAACGTTATTTTTGCAGTCTTTCTACAAAATCGCCTCAAGCAAAACTAGACTATTTCCAAATGTCAATAAAACCTTGCGCAGACTCTCGAGAAAATTCCTACTTGCTCTGATCACCCGTCGACGTGTTTCTAAAAGATTGGTGGAGAAAGAGCTACAACGCTTACATCTCGGCCAATATTTTTCAGCGATTATAACATCTTTAGAGGTTCAGAGACCCACCCCTTTTCCAGATGCCATTCTAAAGGCAGCAAACAAACTTGAAGTTCCAGTTTATGATTGTGTAGTGATTAGTGATTCTGGAGTTGACATTCAAGCTGGCAAGCTTGCTGGCGCAAAAACAGTTGCTGTACTGTCAGGGTTGTTTGAAAAAGAAGAGTTGGGGAAGGAGAGGCCTGACCTCATTATAGAAGATATTAATCGACTTCCTGAGCTGCTTTTAGCAGTGTAG
- a CDS encoding transcription elongation factor Spt5, giving the protein MSEEKTFPTSVFAIRTTAGQEKNVANLIAIRIESAKLPVKAVLVPEMLKGYVFVEAEGPHFVEEAIAGIKHVRSRVPGIVSFSEVERYIVVKPVIEELDVGDVVEIISGPFKGMKAKITRIDKTKSEVILELLEATFTLPITVHADYVKVVEKAKKAK; this is encoded by the coding sequence ATGTCTGAAGAAAAAACATTTCCAACTTCTGTTTTCGCTATCCGCACCACCGCCGGGCAAGAGAAGAATGTGGCAAATTTGATTGCTATAAGAATTGAAAGTGCCAAGCTGCCGGTTAAAGCGGTTCTGGTACCGGAGATGTTGAAAGGTTACGTGTTTGTAGAGGCTGAAGGCCCGCATTTTGTTGAAGAAGCAATTGCCGGAATTAAACATGTCAGATCTAGGGTTCCAGGAATCGTGAGTTTTTCCGAGGTTGAAAGATATATTGTAGTTAAACCCGTCATTGAAGAATTGGATGTTGGCGACGTTGTGGAAATTATCAGTGGCCCTTTCAAAGGTATGAAAGCAAAAATTACTCGTATCGACAAAACAAAGAGTGAAGTAATCCTCGAACTTCTAGAAGCAACTTTCACTCTCCCCATAACGGTTCACGCAGATTATGTCAAAGTTGTGGAAAAAGCTAAGAAGGCGAAATAG